The Acidovorax sp. RAC01 genomic sequence CCTGGATCTCAGGTGTCCACGGCGTTTGGGGTGTGCTGGAGCGTGCTGCGAGAACGCAGGGGGTGTTTCATTTCAGCCCGTCATGCGGCCAATGAACGCGCGGATGCGGTCGTTGGCGGGGTTGCTGAAAAACGCCTGCGGCGGCGCGTCGTGGGCAATGCGGCCCTGGTCGAAGAACATCACGCGGTCGGCCACCTCGCGCGCAAAGCCCATCTCGTGGGTCACCACGATCATGGTCATGCCGCCGCGGGCCAGTTCGCGCATCACGTCCAGCACTTCCTGCACCATCTCCGGGTCCAGCGCCGAGGTGGGCTCGTCGAACAGCATCACCTTGGGTTGCATGGCCAGCGCCCGGGCAATGGCCACGCGCTGCTGCTGCCCGCCCGAAAGCTGCCAGGGGTACTTGTGCGCATGGGCCTGCATGCCCACGCGGGTCAGCAACGCCATGGCCTGCTCGTTGGCCTGGGCGCGCGGGGTGTGGCGGATGCGGCGGGGCGCCAGCGTCACGTTGTCCAGCACGCTCATGTGACCGAACAGGTTGAACTGCTGGAACACCATGCCCACTTCGCTGCGCTGTTTTTGCAAGGTAGGCAGGTCGTCCGTCACCTCGACACCATCGATGGTGATGCGGCCCGCGTCGTGCGGTTCGAGCCGGTTGATGGCGCGCAGCAGCGTGCTCTTGCCCGAGCCCGACGCGCCGATGATCACGGTGACCTCGCCGGTGTTGAACACGGTGGACACGTCGCGCAGCACCTGGTGGCTGCCAAACGACTTACAGACCCCGTCGACCACGATGAAGGGAGTGGGCTGCGCGCTCATTGGTTGCGGCCCTCCACATCAAACCGGTACTCCACCGCGTTGCTGATCTGCGTGACCAGTGTGGTCAGCAGCAGGTAGGTGATGGCTACGGTAGACAGCGTGGCAATGGGCTGGAAGGTGGCCGACTGGATGCGGTTGCCCACGTTGGTCAGCTCGACCACACCGATGGCGTACGCCAGCGACGAATCCTTGAGCAGCGCAACAAAGTTGCTTACCAGCGGCGGCAGCGAGATCTTGAACGCCTGCGGAAACACGACGTCGAGGAACACATGCACGCGGCCCAGGCCCAGCGCCTTGGCGGCTTCGGTCTGGCCGCGCGGCACCGCCAGCAGGCCGGCGCGGATGGCTTCGGCGTTGTAGGCGCCCACGTTCAGGCCCAGTGCCAGCACGGCAGCGGCAAAGTCGGGCAGGTTCAGGCCGGGCACCAGCACCGGCAGCGCAAAGTACACAAACAGGATCTGCACCAGCAGCGGCGTGCCGCGGATCACCCAGATGTAGAAGCTGGCCACCCAGCGCACGGCGACCCAGCGGGCGGTGCGCGCCAGGGCGGCGCCCGTGCCCAGCGCCAGGCCCAGCGTGCCGCTCACCAGCGTGAGCCACAGCGTCATGCGCGCACCGTCAGAGAACGCCTGCGCGTTGGGCCCGATGGGGTCGGGCAGGAAGGACAGCAGCTTGCCGAGCAGCGCCAGAGCCAGCACGATCAGCACCACGGCCGAGATGAGGGTGGCATTGCTGCGCTGCTGGCGGGTCCAGCGCTGGGGCCAGAGGGCGATGAGCATCAGGAATTCCGGTTCAGGATCGAAAAGGAAGGGTCTGCGGACCGGCAGGCAGGCAGCGCGGCAGACGACGCAGGGCGCAAGCGGCATGAACGGCATGCACGGCATGCACGACGCCACAGCGGGCGCCCGCCGCCATCACGGCGCGGGCGGGCGGGCAGTGCGCAGGCAGCGGCGTGCGCGCTGGCGTCAGTTGCAGCGAACGTCTTCGTTGAAATACTTCTTGGACAGTGCGGCGTAGCTGCCGTCGGCCATCACCTCGGCCAGCGCCTTGTTCCAGCCACCGGCCAGCGAGCTGTTGCCCTTGGACACGGCAGCCGCAATGCGCTCGATGAACAGCATCTCGCCCAGCTTGAAGCCGGCGCCGGGGTTCTTCTCGGCCACGGCCTTGGCGACGAAGCGGTCGGTCACCCAGGCGTCCACGCGGCGCGAGTTCAGGGCGCTGCGCGCGTCCACGTCGGTGGGGAAGTTCTTCATTTCCTTGATGGCCGAGACCTTCTGCACGTTCTCCAGGTAGCTGGTGCCGGTCTGCACGGCCACCACCTTGCCAGCCAGGTCCTTGGCGCTCTTGATGGCAGGGTCCATGGCAATGATCATGCCGCCCGAGCAGTAGTGCGGCTCGGTGAAGGTGACGGCCTTGGCGCGCTCTTCGGTGATGCCGTGCGAGGCAATCACCAGATCCCAGCGATCCTGGCGCAGGCCGGTGAGCAGTGCGTCAAAACCCAGGGTCTTCCACTGGATCTTCAGGCCCATCTTCTTGGCCACCAGCTCGGCCACTTCCACTTCAAAGCCGGTGAGCGTGGTGCCGTTGAAGAAATTGAACGGGGCGAACTGGCCTTCGGTCGCGATGAGGATCTTGCCGTCTTTCCTGACCTCCTCCAGCGTGCGGGCCTGGGCGGCAAATGCGGCGCAGAGGGCTACGGCGGTGGCAACAGCCTTGAAGAATTTCATGGAGCGGGTCCTGTCGGGGTATTTCAGGTACAAAAAATCCGGCCTGCTGGTGAGCAGGCCGGAAGCTGGTGCGACGGATGCAGAGCCATCGCAAAACGCGAAGGCTGCCGTCATCAAGTGGACATGATTATAAAGATGGGGCTTTTCCCCGGGGTAGCGCGAACCGGCCGTGCACCCCGGTTGTGGGCGAATTCACAACAGGTTTAGGGGCACCCCCCAAGCCGGGGGCCTGCCTGGTGCTTCAGCGCAGGAAGGCGTCGTAGCCGGTCTTGAGGATCAGCGTGCTGACGACCAGGATGAAAATGCCGCGCACAAACCCGGTGCCATGCTTGAGCGCCAGGTGGGTGCCCAGCAGGCTGCCCACCACGTTGGCCACTGCCAGCGTCACGGCAAAGTGCCACCACACATGCCCCTTGGCGGCAAACAGCGCAATGGCGGCGATGTTGGTGGCGCAGTTGAGCAGCTTGGCCGACGCCGACGCATTGAGGAAGTCGTAGCCCAGCAGGCGCACGAACAGGAACACGAAGAAGCTGCCGGTACCGGGCCCGAAGAAGCCGTCGTAAAAACCGATGAGCACCCCGATGAGGCAGGCCGCAACCAGCTCGGCCCGGCCGGTGTACCGCGGGGCGTGGTGGCGGCCCAGTTCTTTCTTGGCCAGTGTGTAGGCCAGCACGCCCAGCAGCACCAGCGGCAGCAGCTTGCGCAGGAAGTCGGCCGACATTACCGTCACGGCCCAGGCACCGGCAAACGAGCCGGCAAACCCGGCAGCGGCGGCCGGCAGCATGGCCGACCAGCGGATCTGCACCCGGCGGCTGTATTGCCAGGTGGCCATGGCCGTGCCCCACACCGACGCCGCCTTGTTGGTGCCCAGCAAGGTGGCGGGCGGGGCGGCCGGGAAGGCGGCAAACAGCGCGGGCACCATCACCAGCCCGCCGCCGCCCACGATGGCATCCACAAAGCCGGCCAGCAGCGATGCCAGGGTAATAAAAATCCATTCCATCGCAGCATTTTCGCACCCAGTGTGCTATCAAATTGATACTGCCGGGCGTTGCCGGCCGCTGGCCTGGCATCCGATGGGGCGGGAAATAAAAAAGGCGCTGGGATCGCCAGCGCCTGAAAGGTGTTGCACCTCGTTGGGTGCTTGGAATTTGTTGGTTGTAGAGGTTGTCTCCTCGGCCCCTCGCTTGGCACACCGAAGCGCGCTTTCGAGTGGCGTGACTGTACGTTGCTGCACCGCAGCAGTGCATTGGGGGTTTCCCGCCCCCGTAGTGCTGCGAAAGCGGCGCGGGGCCGCGGTTTTGCACCGTTCCGGTGCGCAACTATCAGGCCGTGCGCCGCGCTGCCACGATCCACTCGGCCGCCCGCTCAGCCAGCATCAGCGTGGGTGAGTTGGTGTTGCCGCTGGTGATGGTGGGCATGGCCCCGGCGTCCACCACGCGCAGGCCGTCGATGCCGCGCACGCGCAGTTGCGAGTCGAGTACGGCCATCGGGTCGCCGTCGCGCCCCATCTTGGTGGTGCCCACGGGGTGGAAGATGGTGGTGGCGATGTCGCCCGCCAGCCGCGCCAGGTCTTCGTCGCTTTCAAACTGCACGCCGGGCTTCCACTCTTGCGGCTGGTACTTGGCCAGTGCCGGCTGGGCCACGATGCGGCGGGTGACGCGCAGGCTGTCGGCCGCCACCTGGCGGTCTTCGGGGGTGCTCAGGTAGTTGGGGGCAATGGCGGGTGCGGCCTTGAAGTCGGGGCTCTTGATGTTCACGGTGCCGCGACTGGTGGGGTTGAGGTTGCACACGCTGGCGGTAAAGGCCGGAAAGCTGTGCAGCGGCTCGCCAAACGCATCAAGCGACAGGGGCTGTACGTGGTATTCGATGTTAGGCCACGGCTGGTCGGCACTGCTGCGGGTGAACGCGCCTAGCTGCGAAGGTGCCATGCTCATCGGGCCGGTGCGTTTGGCCAGGTATTCCAGCCCGATGCGCGCCTTGCCCCACAGCGAACTGGCCAGCGTGTTGAGCGTGGTCACACCGTTGACCTTGAACACCGCACGGATCTGCAGGTGGTCCTGCAGGTTGGCGCCCACGCCGGGCAGGTCGTGCACCACGTCGATGCCGTGCTGGCGCAGCAGTGCTGCGGGGCCGATGCCGGACAGCTGCAGGATCTGCGGCGAGTTCACGGCCCCCGCGCTCAGGATCACTTCGCGTGATGCGGTGGCGGTGATCATCTGCGTGCCATCCCACACCTGCACGCCGGTGCAGCGCTTGCTGCCGTCGGGCCGGGTTTCGATGTTCAGCCGGGTCACGTGGGCGCTGGTCCACATCTCGAAGTTGGCCCGCCCGTAGCAGGTGGGCCGCAAAAAGGCCTTGGCGGTGTTCCACCGAAAACCGTTTTTCTGGTTGACCTCGAAGTAGCCCACGCCTTCGTTGCTGCCGCCGTTGAAGTCATCGGTGGCCGGGATGCCGGCTTGCTGCGCCGCCTGCGCAAAGGCATCCAGCACATCCCAGCGCAGGCGCTGCTTTTCCACGCGCCACTCGCCGGTGCTGCCGGTGGCCTTGTTGCCATGCAGGCGCTTGAAGTTCTCGTTGGCGCCTTCGGGCTGGTCCAGGCGCCAGTGGTCCTCATGGCGGCGGAAGTAGGCCAGGGTGTTGTCCCAGCGCCAGCTGTCGTCGCCCGTCAGCGCGGCCCACTGGTCGTAGTCGCGCGCCTGGCCGCGCATGTAGATCATGCCGTTGATGCTGCTGCAGCCGCCCAGCGTCTTGCCGCGCGGGTAGCGCAGCGTGCGGCCGTTCAGGCCCGCGTCGGGTTCGGTGTGGTAGAGCCAGTCGGTGCGGGGGTTGCCGATGCAGTACAGGTACCCCACGGGGATGTGGATCCAGTGGTAGTCGTCCTTGCGACCGGCTTCGATCAGCAGCACGCGGTAGCGGCCCGCGCTCAGGCGGTTGCTCAGCAGTGCACCGGCCGTGCCGCCGCCAATGATGATGTAGTCGAACTCCGCCGTTTCCGCCATGCCATCGTCTCCGGATGATATTTGTAATGTTGATGGTGCCACTTGCGCAGCCGCAGGCGAGTATGCGCACCAAACCTGCCACAGGCCAATGATTTCGGCAAAATTACATCATTTGAAAAGCTGATATCAACCATGTCTGCTGTCGAACCCCAGGCGCTGCGCGCCTTTGTGGCCGTGGCCCGCGAGGGCAGCGTTTCGCGCGCGGCGCAGCAGCTGCACCTGTCGCAGCCGGCTGTGAGCCTGCAGCTCAAGGCGCTGGCGCAGCAGACGGGCCTGACGCTGTTCACCCGCACCTCGCGCGGGCTGGCCCCCACGCGCGATGCTGCCGTGCTGCTGCCCCAGGCCGAGCGTGTGCTGGCCGCGCTGGCCGACTTTGGCCAGGCGGCGCAGAACCTGCACGGCGCCGTGCGCGGCACGCTGCGCATCGGCACCATCCTCGACCCCGAGTTCACGCGGCTGGGCGCGTTTCTGGGCGCCTTCATCGACGCGGCCCCGCAGGCCGACACCGACCTGCGCCAGGCCATGAGTGGAGACCACCTGGCACCGTTGGCCCGCGGCGCGCTGGATGTGGCCTTCTACCTGGGCGATGCGAACGCCGATGCGCCGGGCTACGGCGCTGCCGGGGCGGATTTTGCGCAGCGCACGCTCACCCGCTTTTCATACCGCGTACTGGCCCCGGCGGGCTGGGGCCCCCAGGTGCTGGGGCGCGACTGGCGGGCGCTGGCAGCGCTGCCGTGGCTGGGCACGCCGCCGGCCTCGGTGCACCACCGGCTGCAGGCCGCCGTGTTCGGCCCAGGCTCAACAGCCGGGGTGGAGCCGCGGCGCGTGGCGCTGGTCGACCAGGAATCCAGCATGCTGGACCTGGTGCGCTCGGGCGTGGGGCTGTCGCTGGTGCGCGACGCCATTGCCATGCGCGAGGCCCAGGCCCGCGGCCTGGTGGTGGCCGACCAGGTGCAGCTGGAATGCTCGCTGGCCGTGGTGTGGCTGCGCTCGCGCGCGCAGGAGCCGCTGATTGCGGCAGCGCTGGCGGCGTTGTCGCTGGCGTGGGATTGACCCCGCCGCTGCGCCGCTGCGGGAGGCCCGCGCGCACCGTCGGGCGTCAGGTGTTGCGCTGCGGCCCTGTCGCGCGTTCGGTGGGCGCTGAAATTGCACCCCGCGCGCAGCGCACGCGTTAGGATGCCGACTGATTTCTGGCGTGTGCCCGGCGCGGGTGCCTGTGCGGTGTGCACGGAGCTGGCCGGGCTGGATGGAAAGGTCCGGCAGGCCTGCTGACCCCGCCACGGCGTCCTGGCTGGCAGCGGATGCGGGGTTTGCTGCGGCAGGCTTGCGGGTTCGTGCACCTGTCGCCACACGCCCCCTGTTGCTGCTGCCCGTTTCTCTGCCCGCCTTGCCCACCAACGCAACCCTTTCGCCGGATCTCGTGCCCCGCCTCGTTGTGGAAGCGGGCGCGCAGCCTGCCGCGCGCACGGCGCAGGTGCTGGGGCGCTGGGGCGCGGCCGAAATGGCCGACCGCAAGGTCGTGCAGGCCCTGCGCAGCCAGCTCGAAGCCACGCCGCCCGCCGTCGATGTGGCCTGGGACCTGCGTGGCCTGGCGTGGCTGGACCATGTCGGTGCGCAGCTGCTGTGGCGGCACTGGGGCCATGCCTGGCCCGCGCAACTGCAGGTGGCCCCGCGCGAGCGCGACATCCTGGAGCGCGTGGCAGAGTTCACCGTGGCGCCCCCGCCCGAGCAGCCCTGGCGGCTGGCTGATCAGGTTGACCATCTGGGTGTGCTGGTGCTGCACGGCCTGGACCATGCCCGCCACCTGCTGCAGCTCATTGGCCAGCTGGCGCTGGACCTGATCCGCCTGGCGCGCGCGCCGCAGCGCGGGCCCTGGCGCGATGTGTCGGGCCACCTGTACCGCATGGGGGCCACGGCCCTGCCCATCACGGCGCTCGTGGGCTTTCTCATCGGCGTGGTGCTGGCCTACCTGATGAGTTTGCAGTTGCGGCAGTTTGGTGCCGAGTCGTTCATCGTCAACATCCTGGGCATCTCGCTGATCCGCGAGCTGGGGCCCATGCTGGCGGCGATCCTGGTGGCGGGTCGTTCCGGCTCTGCCATCACCGCGCAGATCGGCGTGATGCGCGTGACCGAGGAGTTGGATGCCATGCGCGTGATGG encodes the following:
- a CDS encoding GMC family oxidoreductase; the encoded protein is MAETAEFDYIIIGGGTAGALLSNRLSAGRYRVLLIEAGRKDDYHWIHIPVGYLYCIGNPRTDWLYHTEPDAGLNGRTLRYPRGKTLGGCSSINGMIYMRGQARDYDQWAALTGDDSWRWDNTLAYFRRHEDHWRLDQPEGANENFKRLHGNKATGSTGEWRVEKQRLRWDVLDAFAQAAQQAGIPATDDFNGGSNEGVGYFEVNQKNGFRWNTAKAFLRPTCYGRANFEMWTSAHVTRLNIETRPDGSKRCTGVQVWDGTQMITATASREVILSAGAVNSPQILQLSGIGPAALLRQHGIDVVHDLPGVGANLQDHLQIRAVFKVNGVTTLNTLASSLWGKARIGLEYLAKRTGPMSMAPSQLGAFTRSSADQPWPNIEYHVQPLSLDAFGEPLHSFPAFTASVCNLNPTSRGTVNIKSPDFKAAPAIAPNYLSTPEDRQVAADSLRVTRRIVAQPALAKYQPQEWKPGVQFESDEDLARLAGDIATTIFHPVGTTKMGRDGDPMAVLDSQLRVRGIDGLRVVDAGAMPTITSGNTNSPTLMLAERAAEWIVAARRTA
- a CDS encoding ABC transporter substrate-binding protein, with the protein product MKFFKAVATAVALCAAFAAQARTLEEVRKDGKILIATEGQFAPFNFFNGTTLTGFEVEVAELVAKKMGLKIQWKTLGFDALLTGLRQDRWDLVIASHGITEERAKAVTFTEPHYCSGGMIIAMDPAIKSAKDLAGKVVAVQTGTSYLENVQKVSAIKEMKNFPTDVDARSALNSRRVDAWVTDRFVAKAVAEKNPGAGFKLGEMLFIERIAAAVSKGNSSLAGGWNKALAEVMADGSYAALSKKYFNEDVRCN
- a CDS encoding MlaE family ABC transporter permease; this encodes MADRKVVQALRSQLEATPPAVDVAWDLRGLAWLDHVGAQLLWRHWGHAWPAQLQVAPRERDILERVAEFTVAPPPEQPWRLADQVDHLGVLVLHGLDHARHLLQLIGQLALDLIRLARAPQRGPWRDVSGHLYRMGATALPITALVGFLIGVVLAYLMSLQLRQFGAESFIVNILGISLIRELGPMLAAILVAGRSGSAITAQIGVMRVTEELDAMRVMGIPHGFRLVMPRTIALALAMPLISVWTTLAALAGGMLAADVAMDISPSYFVQALPAAVKIGNLGLAVAKSVVFGAFIALIGCHWGLRVKPNTQSLGEGTTASVVTSITMVIIVDALFAIAFKNIGI
- a CDS encoding amino acid ABC transporter ATP-binding protein, translating into MSAQPTPFIVVDGVCKSFGSHQVLRDVSTVFNTGEVTVIIGASGSGKSTLLRAINRLEPHDAGRITIDGVEVTDDLPTLQKQRSEVGMVFQQFNLFGHMSVLDNVTLAPRRIRHTPRAQANEQAMALLTRVGMQAHAHKYPWQLSGGQQQRVAIARALAMQPKVMLFDEPTSALDPEMVQEVLDVMRELARGGMTMIVVTHEMGFAREVADRVMFFDQGRIAHDAPPQAFFSNPANDRIRAFIGRMTG
- a CDS encoding LysR family transcriptional regulator, which codes for MSAVEPQALRAFVAVAREGSVSRAAQQLHLSQPAVSLQLKALAQQTGLTLFTRTSRGLAPTRDAAVLLPQAERVLAALADFGQAAQNLHGAVRGTLRIGTILDPEFTRLGAFLGAFIDAAPQADTDLRQAMSGDHLAPLARGALDVAFYLGDANADAPGYGAAGADFAQRTLTRFSYRVLAPAGWGPQVLGRDWRALAALPWLGTPPASVHHRLQAAVFGPGSTAGVEPRRVALVDQESSMLDLVRSGVGLSLVRDAIAMREAQARGLVVADQVQLECSLAVVWLRSRAQEPLIAAALAALSLAWD
- a CDS encoding amino acid ABC transporter permease; the encoded protein is MLIALWPQRWTRQQRSNATLISAVVLIVLALALLGKLLSFLPDPIGPNAQAFSDGARMTLWLTLVSGTLGLALGTGAALARTARWVAVRWVASFYIWVIRGTPLLVQILFVYFALPVLVPGLNLPDFAAAVLALGLNVGAYNAEAIRAGLLAVPRGQTEAAKALGLGRVHVFLDVVFPQAFKISLPPLVSNFVALLKDSSLAYAIGVVELTNVGNRIQSATFQPIATLSTVAITYLLLTTLVTQISNAVEYRFDVEGRNQ
- a CDS encoding sulfite exporter TauE/SafE family protein, which gives rise to MEWIFITLASLLAGFVDAIVGGGGLVMVPALFAAFPAAPPATLLGTNKAASVWGTAMATWQYSRRVQIRWSAMLPAAAAGFAGSFAGAWAVTVMSADFLRKLLPLVLLGVLAYTLAKKELGRHHAPRYTGRAELVAACLIGVLIGFYDGFFGPGTGSFFVFLFVRLLGYDFLNASASAKLLNCATNIAAIALFAAKGHVWWHFAVTLAVANVVGSLLGTHLALKHGTGFVRGIFILVVSTLILKTGYDAFLR